The following coding sequences lie in one Methylosinus sp. PW1 genomic window:
- a CDS encoding SGNH/GDSL hydrolase family protein has protein sequence MRVMLLGGSNAGVHFGWAAQLQGLMPEHEMTNRFLGAVGSLYGLARLIEAERRGEAPPDLVVFEYALNDVILLDAGFTTTSLVHDSLASVAQHCAERGVPLLFLCLRPRPTGGRRLSAFVRRIDRVYRRIAAAHGMAPCVTPATIFGEERAEDFVDPHHLTAEASVKCAKVVADFISGGAVPIPWASRLHAPIFDYVSASQAEPQGSCRRVEIVSTVFSGSFLEIARPGASRWPGRGRLAGLLLRSTQESGVYRISAGGRAFARTAQSSMREIVPNLILLHYSRRRPWANDDLEIAMPDDESALAALPQEKTLLPAAPGAPFAEQRLQIAAVMFWRPSFWRRWLALLSLRFRQQKRSFR, from the coding sequence ATGAGAGTGATGCTGCTCGGCGGGTCGAACGCCGGGGTCCATTTCGGCTGGGCCGCCCAATTGCAGGGGCTCATGCCGGAGCATGAGATGACCAACCGCTTTCTCGGCGCCGTCGGCTCGCTCTATGGCCTCGCGCGGCTCATCGAGGCGGAGCGGCGCGGCGAGGCGCCGCCCGATCTCGTCGTTTTCGAATATGCGCTCAACGACGTCATTCTGCTGGACGCCGGCTTCACCACGACCTCCCTGGTTCACGATTCGCTGGCCAGCGTCGCGCAGCATTGCGCGGAGCGCGGCGTCCCCTTGCTGTTCCTGTGCCTGCGTCCGCGCCCGACGGGCGGACGGCGCCTCTCCGCCTTCGTGCGGCGCATCGACCGCGTCTATCGCCGCATCGCCGCGGCGCATGGCATGGCCCCCTGCGTGACGCCTGCGACGATCTTCGGCGAGGAGCGCGCGGAGGATTTCGTCGATCCGCATCATCTCACCGCGGAAGCCTCGGTGAAATGCGCGAAGGTCGTGGCCGATTTCATTTCCGGCGGCGCCGTTCCGATTCCGTGGGCGTCCCGGCTTCACGCGCCCATTTTCGATTATGTCTCCGCGTCGCAGGCCGAGCCGCAGGGAAGCTGCCGCAGAGTGGAGATCGTATCGACGGTCTTCTCCGGGAGCTTTCTGGAGATCGCCCGGCCGGGGGCCAGCCGCTGGCCCGGCCGCGGCCGTCTCGCCGGCCTGCTGCTGCGCTCGACGCAAGAGAGCGGCGTCTATCGCATATCGGCGGGCGGGCGCGCTTTCGCCCGCACGGCGCAATCGAGCATGCGCGAGATCGTGCCCAATCTCATCCTCCTCCATTATTCGCGCCGACGCCCATGGGCCAATGACGATCTCGAGATCGCCATGCCGGACGATGAGAGCGCCCTCGCGGCCCTGCCGCAGGAGAAAACGCTGCTGCCGGCCGCGCCCGGCGCGCCTTTTGCGGAGCAGAGGTTGCAGATAGCCGCCGTCATGTTCTG